In a genomic window of Callospermophilus lateralis isolate mCalLat2 chromosome 12, mCalLat2.hap1, whole genome shotgun sequence:
- the LOC143411635 gene encoding protein POLR1D: protein MGPMGWMKCPLAGTNKRFLINTIKNTLPSHKEQEHEQKEGNKEPAKSQDQKEANPKKHRSHPYKHSLHTRGSVGYSPPRKRGTRDKCDPRPSRR from the coding sequence gaTGAAGTGTCCTCTTGCTGGCACAAATAAAAGATTCTTAATCAACACAATCAAGAACACATTGCCTTCCCATAAAGAGCAAGAGCATGAACAAAAAGAAGGCAATAAGGAACCTGCGAAAAGCCAGGACCAGAAAGAAGCAAACCCGAAGAAGCACAGAAGCCATCCCTACAAGCACAGCTTGCACACTCGAGGCTCGGTGGGGTACTCCCCCCCAAGAAAGCGGGGCACCCGGGACAAGTGTGACCCGCGGCCCAGCAGGCGGTGA